A window of Fluoribacter dumoffii NY 23 contains these coding sequences:
- a CDS encoding adenylate/guanylate cyclase domain-containing protein has product MSYSSFRVDKNYESNVLTKLNIKNKGLLYFFFFFLAIALVSLISCLFVLKHIAIQEVIDGNERYQLYVLANKLRQSSDDLTELARLYVITGEKKYRDYYNETLSIRNGSAPLPSDYDELYWDFVMGNKPPHTFKPAKSLAAMMLEHQFTLKEFSLLNEAENQSNKLAETETQAMNLVEGKYQDKSGNYSIIGKPDPQLAQQMVFGEDYLKKKLQVMKPLQEFFTLVNNRTFLKNEKIDLEMSKIIALALALSILSTILMLFFIIHALNTLSKVNEENDLLLLNILPESIASRLKMGEEEIADEFSQASVMFADIINFTQLTEQLGAKKTVGILNRLFAELDKLTEKYHVEKVKTIGDNYMAVSGVPEQTTRHAINIANYALAVLDKMMAFNKENQMNLQFRIGITYGTVIAGIIGHKKFVYDIWGNVVNLASRLEETSLPNKIHISEKMAFMLADEFIVEPRDVLKMKGIGEVKTYFLLGKKEK; this is encoded by the coding sequence ATGAGCTATTCTTCATTTAGGGTCGATAAGAATTATGAGTCGAATGTGTTAACCAAGCTCAATATTAAAAACAAAGGTCTTTTATACTTTTTTTTCTTTTTTCTAGCCATTGCTCTTGTGAGTCTAATCTCTTGTTTGTTTGTATTGAAACATATCGCCATCCAGGAAGTTATTGATGGAAATGAACGTTATCAATTGTATGTATTAGCAAATAAACTTCGTCAGAGCTCTGATGATTTGACTGAGTTGGCACGCCTGTATGTAATAACAGGGGAGAAAAAGTATCGCGACTATTACAATGAGACCTTATCAATACGTAATGGGAGCGCCCCCCTTCCCTCCGATTACGATGAATTGTACTGGGATTTTGTTATGGGTAATAAACCTCCCCATACATTCAAGCCGGCAAAATCATTAGCAGCGATGATGTTAGAGCACCAGTTTACTCTTAAAGAATTTTCCTTACTGAATGAAGCCGAAAATCAAAGCAACAAGCTTGCAGAAACTGAAACTCAAGCCATGAATCTTGTGGAAGGCAAATATCAAGATAAATCAGGAAATTATTCGATTATCGGCAAACCAGATCCTCAATTAGCGCAACAAATGGTTTTTGGTGAAGATTATTTGAAGAAAAAATTACAGGTGATGAAACCTTTGCAGGAATTTTTTACCCTTGTAAACAATCGGACTTTCTTAAAAAATGAAAAGATTGATTTGGAGATGTCAAAAATTATTGCCCTGGCACTCGCCCTTTCAATTCTGTCCACAATACTTATGCTCTTTTTTATTATTCACGCATTAAACACCTTATCCAAGGTTAATGAGGAGAATGATTTATTACTCTTGAATATCCTGCCTGAATCCATCGCCTCACGCCTAAAAATGGGAGAGGAAGAGATTGCGGATGAATTTTCCCAAGCCAGTGTGATGTTTGCGGATATTATTAATTTTACCCAGTTGACTGAACAATTAGGCGCAAAAAAAACGGTGGGCATTTTAAATCGGTTATTTGCCGAGCTAGACAAGCTTACAGAAAAATATCATGTAGAGAAAGTTAAAACGATTGGCGACAATTACATGGCTGTATCCGGTGTCCCTGAACAAACCACTCGCCATGCAATCAATATTGCTAACTATGCCTTGGCTGTCCTGGATAAAATGATGGCTTTTAATAAAGAAAATCAGATGAATCTCCAGTTTCGCATTGGCATCACTTACGGTACGGTAATTGCTGGAATAATTGGCCATAAAAAATTTGTTTATGATATTTGGGGAAATGTAGTAAACCTGGCCAGTCGATTGGAGGAAACCTCACTTCCTAACAAAATCCACATCTCTGAAAAAATGGCTTTTATGCTTGCAGATGAGTTCATTGTGGAGCCACGAGACGTTCTGAAAATGAAAGGGATTGGCGAGGTCAAAACCTATTTCCTGCTAGGAAAAAAAGAGAAATAA
- the fur gene encoding ferric iron uptake transcriptional regulator, translating into MEESKQLKNAGLKITLPRLKVLQILEQSPNHHLSAEGVYKALLETGEDIGLATVYRVLTQFEAAGLVTRHNFEGGHSVFELSQGDHHDHLVCIKCGRVEEFVDEVIEQRQRAIAERANFQMTDHALNIYGICSRCHA; encoded by the coding sequence ATGGAAGAAAGCAAGCAGCTTAAGAATGCTGGATTAAAAATTACTTTACCACGTTTAAAAGTATTGCAAATATTGGAGCAATCTCCCAACCATCATTTAAGTGCAGAGGGTGTTTATAAAGCATTGTTGGAAACGGGAGAGGATATTGGACTTGCTACCGTTTACCGGGTATTGACGCAATTTGAAGCTGCCGGATTGGTGACCCGCCATAATTTTGAAGGGGGCCATTCGGTATTTGAATTAAGCCAGGGAGATCATCACGACCATCTCGTTTGTATCAAATGTGGCCGCGTTGAGGAATTTGTTGATGAAGTTATCGAACAAAGACAAAGAGCAATAGCGGAACGGGCTAATTTTCAGATGACAGATCATGCTTTAAACATCTATGGAATATGCTCCCGGTGTCATGCCTAA
- a CDS encoding outer membrane protein assembly factor BamE — MAKFFTIGKKMRIIIFLLGIVFTLTLTQCASFDLSRRVVQQGNLLSQARIDRLKIGMSKNDVAILLGTSLLSPTFNNDRWDYAYTWRRGHGPMTISSISLYFHNDRLTRMERDKFKPGVGLTEPDINEE, encoded by the coding sequence ATGGCGAAATTTTTCACGATAGGCAAAAAAATGAGAATAATAATTTTTCTACTTGGAATTGTATTTACCCTAACCCTGACACAATGTGCATCCTTTGATCTATCTCGTCGAGTAGTACAGCAAGGAAACTTATTATCGCAAGCTCGAATTGACCGACTTAAAATTGGCATGAGCAAGAATGACGTTGCCATATTATTGGGTACCAGCTTGTTAAGCCCTACTTTTAACAACGATCGCTGGGATTATGCATACACATGGCGTAGAGGTCATGGCCCGATGACCATCTCCTCAATAAGCTTGTATTTTCATAACGACAGATTAACCCGTATGGAGCGCGATAAATTCAAGCCTGGAGTTGGCCTCACTGAACCAGATATTAATGAAGAATAA
- a CDS encoding RnfH family protein — MVKVELVYITVDKNVIQRTLDLRSGATVLDALKLSGIYTMHPETRDMAVGIFAKQVSLDHVLHEGDRVEIYRPLVLDPKEKRRLKATRSRQER; from the coding sequence ATGGTTAAGGTGGAGTTGGTTTACATCACTGTCGACAAGAATGTAATACAGAGAACTCTAGATCTTCGATCTGGAGCAACCGTCCTGGATGCACTCAAGTTATCCGGTATTTACACCATGCATCCAGAAACTCGAGATATGGCTGTGGGAATTTTTGCAAAGCAAGTTTCTTTAGATCATGTTTTGCACGAAGGAGACAGGGTGGAAATATATCGGCCTTTGGTCCTGGATCCTAAAGAGAAGCGACGTCTCAAAGCAACTCGTTCCCGTCAAGAGAGATAA
- a CDS encoding type II toxin-antitoxin system RatA family toxin, with the protein MPIVKKSRTVNYTCEQMFSLVNEVERYAEFLPYCTESLVHHRDEDEVQATLVIGAAGMSKSFTTRNRLQINKMIEIRLVDGPFSHLEGFWRFDEVAEGCKVSFDLEFEFAGRMFSMLLGPVFEQVTDKMVDSFCERAKAIYG; encoded by the coding sequence ATGCCCATAGTGAAGAAGTCACGTACTGTTAATTATACCTGCGAGCAAATGTTTTCATTAGTGAATGAAGTAGAACGTTATGCGGAATTTTTACCGTATTGCACAGAAAGCTTGGTTCATCATCGCGATGAAGATGAAGTGCAGGCAACTCTTGTTATTGGTGCTGCAGGTATGAGTAAATCATTTACTACACGCAACAGATTGCAAATTAATAAAATGATAGAAATTCGCCTTGTTGATGGTCCATTTAGTCATTTAGAAGGTTTCTGGCGCTTTGACGAAGTAGCGGAAGGATGTAAAGTTTCTTTTGATCTGGAATTTGAATTTGCAGGGCGCATGTTTTCCATGCTTCTTGGGCCTGTTTTTGAACAAGTAACAGATAAAATGGTTGATTCATTTTGTGAACGAGCAAAGGCTATTTATGGTTAA
- a CDS encoding alpha/beta hydrolase: MNVFINESQAQAQGCVIWMHGLGADSSDMMGLADQLKGVDVALRHVFINAPQRPVTLNGGMIMPAWYDIFGMKLIDREDKEGIEQSERVIRKVMDEQLNDGFTYEQIFLAGFSQGGAMALHTALHTTARLGGVIALSAYLPLAAHTRPTLDKSTSFFMGSGQFDSLVLPQWTESSKDWLLDKGYENISYFKYPMEHSVCFEEIEDLSLWFRDRIRGEA, from the coding sequence TTGAATGTATTTATAAATGAGTCACAGGCTCAAGCCCAAGGATGCGTGATTTGGATGCATGGATTAGGCGCAGATTCTTCCGATATGATGGGTTTGGCCGATCAATTAAAGGGGGTTGATGTTGCATTACGCCATGTGTTTATTAATGCTCCTCAACGCCCGGTTACCCTAAATGGCGGGATGATCATGCCTGCCTGGTATGATATTTTCGGTATGAAACTCATTGATCGGGAGGATAAAGAAGGGATTGAACAATCTGAGCGGGTTATACGTAAGGTCATGGACGAACAATTAAATGATGGTTTTACCTACGAACAGATTTTTTTAGCAGGGTTTTCGCAAGGCGGGGCAATGGCGCTCCACACCGCTCTTCATACAACCGCTCGCTTGGGGGGAGTGATTGCTTTGTCCGCTTACCTGCCTTTAGCAGCACATACCAGACCAACACTGGACAAGAGTACTTCTTTTTTTATGGGGTCAGGACAATTTGACTCTCTGGTTTTACCTCAATGGACTGAATCCAGTAAGGATTGGCTCTTGGACAAAGGATATGAAAACATTTCTTATTTTAAGTATCCTATGGAACATTCCGTTTGTTTTGAAGAAATAGAAGATTTGAGTCTGTGGTTTAGAGATAGAATTCGGGGAGAAGCATAA
- the lptM gene encoding LPS translocon maturation chaperone LptM, whose amino-acid sequence MKKLYFLLTICIVVFIVGCGQKGPLYLPAPQKNTSSK is encoded by the coding sequence ATGAAAAAACTTTATTTTTTACTTACGATTTGCATCGTTGTCTTTATAGTGGGGTGTGGGCAAAAAGGCCCTCTTTATTTGCCAGCCCCCCAAAAAAACACCTCAAGCAAATAA
- the dapF gene encoding diaminopimelate epimerase, translating into MKIKFTKMHGLGNDFIVIDGINQNINLSPQQITALAQRHTGIGFDQCLLLEASSQKGIDFNYRIFNADGQEVGQCGNGARCLALFAKYYRLTDKNHLTVATRTTQMKLHINEDSSVSVDMGIPLLSPADIPFIADEQSAEYSLALLQNKNINIHAVSVGNPHAVLVVENINTAPVESLGKEISLHPRFPAQVNVGFMQVETPHSIKLRVYERGCGETLACGSGAVAAAVIGRLYYQLDQKIEVELPGGNLFIEWPAFDKSIILTGPAVFVYEGILF; encoded by the coding sequence ATGAAAATTAAATTTACTAAAATGCATGGCTTGGGTAATGACTTCATCGTTATTGATGGAATAAATCAAAATATAAACCTCAGCCCTCAACAAATAACCGCCCTGGCTCAGCGGCATACGGGCATAGGTTTTGACCAATGTTTACTTCTTGAGGCGAGTAGCCAAAAGGGTATTGATTTTAACTATCGCATCTTTAATGCCGATGGTCAGGAAGTGGGTCAATGTGGTAATGGTGCACGCTGCCTCGCTTTATTTGCAAAATATTACAGACTCACGGATAAAAATCATTTAACTGTAGCTACCCGCACTACCCAAATGAAATTACATATTAATGAGGATTCGAGCGTGAGCGTCGATATGGGCATTCCTCTATTGTCTCCTGCTGATATCCCATTCATTGCAGATGAGCAGTCCGCTGAATATTCTTTAGCTCTCCTCCAAAATAAAAATATAAACATTCATGCTGTAAGCGTGGGAAATCCGCATGCAGTCTTGGTCGTGGAAAATATAAATACAGCCCCGGTTGAATCTTTAGGGAAGGAAATCAGCCTACATCCACGCTTTCCTGCTCAGGTTAATGTGGGATTCATGCAAGTTGAAACACCGCATTCTATTAAATTAAGAGTATATGAACGTGGCTGCGGGGAAACACTAGCCTGTGGAAGCGGTGCTGTTGCAGCGGCTGTTATTGGAAGATTGTATTATCAGTTAGACCAGAAAATTGAGGTTGAATTACCCGGTGGTAATTTATTTATTGAATGGCCAGCGTTCGATAAATCGATAATTTTAACTGGACCCGCTGTTTTTGTTTATGAAGGAATTTTGTTTTAA
- a CDS encoding lysophospholipid acyltransferase family protein: MTELEQKINDLPVSVFGRFVYKFLPYKRQVIMANIDRVFGDQLNGDQKKRLAISYYSHLLKSFKEAIQLRFMSEEDLSNLVEVRGHENMLAVVAQQKGVLVLTGHFGNWEVAPIGGVLNFKEFQGQFHFIRRTLSIKFIERSLFKQYYQVGLNVIPKKNSLDKVCAALEKNHAVIFVLDQHASLVNRDGIAVEFFGVKAGTYRSLATLSRYTGVPVIPAAGYRLPNGKHVLEFYEPIPWKDYDNAQDSLYYNTLAYNQALERIILAHPEQWNWMHKRWKLKL, from the coding sequence GTGACTGAACTTGAACAAAAAATCAATGACTTGCCTGTGAGCGTTTTTGGGCGATTCGTTTATAAATTTTTGCCTTACAAGCGCCAGGTGATAATGGCGAATATTGATCGTGTTTTCGGGGATCAATTGAATGGCGACCAAAAAAAACGCTTGGCCATTTCATACTATTCGCATTTACTTAAATCGTTTAAAGAAGCGATTCAATTGCGTTTTATGTCGGAAGAGGATTTAAGTAATTTAGTTGAAGTGCGTGGCCATGAAAATATGTTGGCAGTTGTAGCGCAACAAAAAGGAGTATTGGTTCTGACCGGACATTTTGGCAATTGGGAAGTTGCACCAATTGGGGGTGTTCTCAATTTCAAGGAATTTCAAGGACAGTTTCATTTTATTCGCCGAACCCTCTCCATTAAATTTATTGAACGAAGCTTATTTAAGCAATACTACCAAGTCGGGTTGAATGTCATCCCTAAAAAGAATTCTCTGGATAAGGTTTGTGCTGCCTTAGAAAAAAATCATGCAGTAATTTTTGTTCTCGACCAACATGCCTCATTGGTTAACCGCGATGGCATCGCGGTTGAGTTTTTTGGTGTAAAAGCAGGAACCTACCGTAGTCTGGCCACCCTGTCTCGCTATACAGGAGTTCCGGTAATCCCCGCTGCAGGCTATAGACTGCCGAATGGAAAACATGTTTTAGAGTTTTATGAGCCCATTCCCTGGAAGGATTATGATAATGCTCAAGATTCCCTCTATTATAATACCCTGGCGTATAATCAAGCTTTAGAGCGTATTATCTTGGCTCACCCTGAACAATGGAACTGGATGCATAAACGCTGGAAACTTAAATTGTAA
- a CDS encoding beta-ketoacyl-[acyl-carrier-protein] synthase family protein → MSQGNRVFITGRSALTAAGATADATWDAILQGKNGIAEITQWDLSQWSHRLGGELKEFNPAKMLPDRKLMKVISRQDVMGINAAVQAIEHSEMIAYRDSLANPASFNEQTAVFVGSPGNKYFQQYDFLPLLAKTQGNMQQFAQHLFETVHPMWLLRILPNNVLAYTGITYEFKGPNHNITNHAAGGTQALLEAYHAISSGQAERAVVVAYDMAVEPQALFYYEQLGVLSSQHLKPFDEAHDGTILAEGAAALVLESEASMRSRSAKCYGEIIGGLSTTEAEGLFSLDTSGLQLAELIQRTLDVVELNTKDIGCIVAHGNGNSKSDYSESQAIQNVFAQQQVPVTAFKWSMGHTICASGLIDTVMTTYALSSRCVPGIANLQNIAPSCTGLSVSADHQSLTRGPYALTINRGFASMNACLVIKACD, encoded by the coding sequence ATGAGTCAAGGCAATAGAGTATTTATAACAGGACGAAGCGCACTTACTGCGGCAGGTGCTACTGCTGATGCAACCTGGGATGCGATTTTGCAAGGGAAAAATGGTATTGCTGAAATAACCCAGTGGGACTTATCGCAATGGTCTCATCGTCTGGGAGGAGAGTTAAAAGAATTTAATCCTGCAAAAATGTTGCCTGATCGCAAATTAATGAAAGTCATTTCACGACAAGATGTAATGGGAATTAATGCCGCAGTACAAGCAATTGAACACAGCGAGATGATCGCTTATCGGGATAGTCTTGCAAACCCTGCTTCGTTTAATGAACAAACTGCTGTTTTTGTCGGCTCCCCGGGAAATAAGTATTTTCAACAATATGATTTTTTGCCTTTGCTTGCCAAGACTCAAGGCAATATGCAGCAATTTGCGCAACATTTATTTGAAACAGTTCATCCCATGTGGTTATTACGTATATTGCCCAATAATGTTCTTGCCTATACTGGAATAACCTATGAATTTAAGGGACCCAATCATAATATAACAAATCATGCCGCCGGCGGCACTCAAGCCCTATTGGAAGCTTATCATGCCATTAGCAGTGGCCAGGCAGAACGCGCTGTTGTTGTTGCCTATGATATGGCTGTTGAACCTCAAGCTTTGTTTTACTATGAGCAATTAGGCGTCTTAAGTAGTCAACATTTAAAACCTTTTGATGAAGCCCATGATGGAACCATTTTAGCTGAAGGTGCTGCTGCTTTGGTTTTAGAAAGTGAAGCCAGTATGCGTTCACGTTCAGCAAAATGTTATGGGGAGATAATTGGCGGATTATCGACCACTGAAGCAGAGGGACTATTTTCTCTGGATACAAGTGGTCTGCAACTTGCCGAGTTGATACAGCGTACCCTCGATGTAGTAGAGTTAAATACCAAGGATATCGGTTGTATTGTTGCGCATGGAAATGGTAATAGTAAATCAGACTATAGTGAATCGCAGGCAATTCAAAATGTGTTTGCCCAGCAGCAGGTCCCCGTAACCGCATTTAAATGGTCTATGGGACATACTATATGCGCGTCTGGATTGATTGACACGGTGATGACAACCTATGCGCTTTCATCCCGATGCGTACCCGGTATAGCGAATTTGCAAAATATTGCACCCAGTTGTACAGGTTTATCTGTAAGTGCGGATCATCAGTCTCTAACGCGAGGTCCTTATGCCTTGACGATCAACCGCGGGTTTGCCAGTATGAATGCGTGTTTGGTGATCAAAGCTTGTGACTGA
- a CDS encoding beta-ketoacyl-[acyl-carrier-protein] synthase family protein: protein MKKRRVAITGLGAVSPLGLDVESTWSNLLDGRSGIGVINQFDASAFPTYIAAEVKNFSLDPKLTTKRSRFSVPFTRYALEAAQQAFDDAGILPTEHTAAQWGVVTGSGMMTAEFDYLSRFQQIGAQDGEADWGRLLANTQEFYKLSDFGKTTPNSGLSLLIQQFGIRGYASSVHTACASGGQALGLAMQVIRRGEADFILAGGFDSMINPLGLSSFCLLGALSTYNSTPETASRPFDGTRNGFVLGEGAAFLILEEWEKAKARGARIYAELAGEGNSLSSYRITDSHPNGDGAIQAIERALYDAGVKASDVDYINAHGTSTKMNDLSETNAIKAVFGESVANLPVSSTKGQTGHLIAAAGALEAVLSVKSIEQAVIPKTANLTTPDPECDLDYVVDGPRERSLGVVLSNSFGFGGSNSCLLFKHPEFEGAGL from the coding sequence GTGAAAAAGAGACGAGTGGCTATTACAGGTTTGGGAGCAGTTTCTCCGTTAGGACTTGATGTTGAGTCTACATGGTCAAATTTATTGGATGGCCGCTCCGGAATTGGAGTAATCAATCAATTTGATGCCAGTGCTTTTCCAACTTATATCGCTGCCGAAGTAAAAAATTTTTCCCTTGATCCTAAATTAACCACAAAACGCAGTCGATTTTCTGTGCCGTTTACCCGCTATGCGCTTGAAGCCGCCCAGCAAGCTTTCGATGATGCAGGCATTTTGCCTACAGAACACACTGCAGCCCAATGGGGCGTAGTTACCGGTAGTGGCATGATGACTGCCGAATTTGACTATTTGTCCCGTTTTCAACAAATAGGTGCTCAAGATGGCGAAGCAGATTGGGGACGCTTGCTGGCCAATACCCAAGAATTTTATAAGCTGTCTGATTTCGGTAAAACCACACCCAATTCAGGACTTTCTTTATTAATTCAGCAATTTGGTATCAGAGGTTATGCTTCCTCGGTTCATACAGCATGTGCATCAGGCGGTCAGGCTTTAGGGCTGGCAATGCAAGTAATTCGCCGGGGGGAAGCGGATTTTATATTGGCTGGAGGATTTGATTCCATGATTAACCCTCTAGGCTTGTCCAGCTTTTGTTTACTGGGTGCTTTATCTACGTATAACAGTACACCCGAAACAGCGAGTAGACCTTTTGATGGAACCCGGAATGGTTTTGTTTTAGGAGAAGGTGCTGCATTTTTAATTTTGGAAGAATGGGAAAAGGCAAAGGCGCGGGGAGCGCGGATTTACGCAGAATTAGCTGGCGAAGGCAATTCGTTAAGCTCTTACCGAATTACTGATTCACATCCAAATGGTGATGGTGCGATACAAGCTATAGAGCGCGCACTTTATGATGCCGGAGTTAAAGCTTCCGATGTGGATTACATTAATGCTCATGGCACCTCAACCAAAATGAATGACTTAAGTGAAACAAATGCGATTAAGGCAGTTTTTGGAGAGTCTGTTGCAAACTTGCCTGTAAGTTCTACTAAAGGCCAAACCGGACATTTGATTGCTGCGGCAGGGGCGCTTGAAGCCGTATTATCCGTTAAATCCATAGAGCAGGCAGTTATACCCAAGACAGCCAATTTAACCACTCCCGATCCGGAATGTGATTTGGATTACGTGGTTGATGGTCCCCGTGAGCGTTCTTTAGGGGTGGTTCTTTCCAATTCTTTTGGGTTTGGTGGCTCTAATAGTTGCCTGTTATTTAAACATCCTGAGTTTGAAGGAGCGGGTTTATGA
- a CDS encoding 3-hydroxyacyl-ACP dehydratase FabZ family protein, translated as MRFLFVDRIVESSPGQLIRGIKHITPNDPFLTVDEQGRPCFIPSLIGETLGQLAAWNVMSLQEFTCRPVAGIVASASMHRPAYVGETLLLESFIEHQDNSAMQYYSEARVGNERVFSIEGALGPMLPMDNFIDLNEVKQQYNEINRPGDWLTVCAESTPIANDEPIINLQLPVVPMTFDRIRSCQPGVSLTAEKRITRAAPYFADHFPKKPVLPMTVLLECKLNLAYEFIRRAGYPVDYKVSAFRKIKMNEFVYPGDILQCLLTVKKQTEEELILSYRSEVAGKRVCVVDVVLIPRGK; from the coding sequence ATGAGATTCTTATTTGTTGATCGTATAGTGGAGTCATCTCCTGGTCAGTTGATCCGGGGAATCAAACATATTACCCCCAATGATCCGTTTCTCACAGTTGATGAGCAGGGACGGCCCTGTTTTATCCCTTCATTAATCGGAGAAACCCTAGGGCAGTTGGCTGCCTGGAATGTAATGTCACTGCAAGAATTTACCTGCAGGCCTGTAGCCGGTATCGTTGCTAGTGCCTCCATGCATCGACCGGCTTATGTCGGGGAGACTTTGTTACTTGAGTCGTTTATTGAGCATCAGGATAATTCAGCAATGCAATACTATAGCGAAGCAAGGGTGGGTAATGAACGTGTCTTCAGCATCGAAGGCGCCCTGGGCCCTATGCTGCCTATGGACAATTTCATTGATTTGAACGAAGTAAAACAGCAATATAATGAAATTAATCGTCCTGGTGATTGGTTAACTGTATGTGCAGAAAGTACGCCAATAGCGAATGACGAACCCATTATCAATTTGCAATTGCCTGTAGTACCGATGACCTTTGACCGAATTCGTTCCTGTCAGCCGGGCGTGAGCTTAACGGCAGAAAAACGTATAACACGCGCAGCTCCTTATTTTGCCGATCATTTTCCTAAAAAACCCGTATTACCTATGACGGTATTGTTGGAATGCAAGTTAAATTTGGCATATGAATTTATTCGGCGCGCAGGGTATCCGGTAGACTATAAAGTGAGCGCATTTCGCAAAATAAAAATGAACGAGTTCGTATATCCTGGTGATATTCTGCAATGTTTGCTAACAGTCAAAAAGCAAACGGAAGAGGAATTGATTCTTTCTTATCGTAGCGAAGTTGCAGGTAAACGCGTTTGTGTTGTAGATGTAGTGCTAATTCCCAGAGGTAAATAA
- a CDS encoding acyl carrier protein, whose product MNVADVYPKVREIVADVLVIDVEEVSLNSRLIADLGAESIDFLDLVFQLEKEFKIKIPRGQLEKNARGALAEDEFEKGGVITEEGLKALQNYLSEVPAEQFKPNMKVNEIPMLFTIETFCKLVVAAIQEQQTAGSEA is encoded by the coding sequence ATGAATGTAGCAGACGTTTATCCTAAAGTTAGGGAAATTGTTGCTGATGTGCTAGTAATTGATGTAGAAGAAGTCTCTCTTAACAGTCGGTTGATAGCAGATCTGGGCGCAGAATCTATAGATTTTCTTGATTTGGTTTTCCAGCTGGAGAAAGAATTCAAAATTAAGATCCCGCGCGGCCAATTGGAAAAAAATGCACGCGGTGCCTTGGCAGAAGATGAATTCGAGAAAGGTGGCGTCATCACCGAAGAAGGTTTGAAAGCATTGCAAAACTATTTAAGCGAAGTTCCTGCTGAGCAATTCAAACCCAATATGAAAGTAAATGAAATACCCATGCTGTTTACTATTGAAACATTTTGCAAGCTGGTTGTTGCAGCAATTCAAGAGCAACAAACTGCTGGATCTGAGGCATAA
- the fabL gene encoding enoyl-[acyl-carrier-protein] reductase FabL, protein MSLVFAGKVGLITGGARGIGKATALKLAQAGSDIAIVYYNSSDEAQSLVEEIKAMGRKAIALQANVADHQSVKEMFAQFREHFNRLDFLISNAASGVLKSALKMSTKHWRWCLETNALALNHLAIEARSIMPKGSRIIALSSLGASRAIPNYAFIGASKAALEALVRSLSLELAPDGITVNTVSAGVVDTDALKHFPNREQLLDEYQAHSLTDRPLTPQDVADAIYLLCLPEAAMINAHTLFVDAGYSRVG, encoded by the coding sequence ATGAGTTTGGTTTTTGCAGGTAAGGTTGGATTAATTACTGGCGGTGCCCGGGGCATCGGAAAGGCTACTGCATTAAAGTTAGCTCAGGCAGGAAGTGATATTGCCATAGTTTATTACAACAGTTCTGACGAAGCCCAATCTTTGGTCGAGGAAATCAAGGCTATGGGCCGTAAAGCAATTGCCTTACAAGCGAACGTAGCAGATCATCAGTCTGTAAAAGAAATGTTTGCTCAATTCCGAGAGCATTTTAATCGCCTTGATTTTCTAATTAGTAATGCTGCTAGCGGTGTTTTAAAATCAGCTCTCAAAATGTCAACCAAACACTGGCGCTGGTGTTTGGAAACCAATGCTTTAGCATTAAATCATCTGGCTATTGAAGCACGCTCAATAATGCCTAAAGGAAGCCGAATCATTGCCTTATCAAGTCTTGGTGCGTCTAGAGCAATTCCTAATTATGCCTTTATTGGTGCCTCTAAGGCAGCTCTCGAAGCTTTGGTTCGTTCGTTGAGTCTTGAGTTGGCACCCGACGGAATTACGGTAAATACTGTTTCTGCTGGAGTAGTTGATACTGATGCATTGAAGCATTTCCCTAACAGAGAACAGTTACTTGATGAGTATCAGGCACACTCTTTAACAGACAGACCATTGACCCCACAAGATGTGGCTGATGCCATTTACCTTTTGTGTTTGCCGGAAGCGGCGATGATTAATGCGCATACTTTATTTGTTGATGCAGGGTATAGCCGGGTTGGTTAA